Below is a window of Lytechinus variegatus isolate NC3 chromosome 4, Lvar_3.0, whole genome shotgun sequence DNA.
GCCTTTCAGAAATTGAAAGCTGTTCTGATCTCAAAGCCTGTGTTGCAGGCTCCTAATTTTGAGCATCCGTTCCTACTGGCCACTGATGCAAGTGAGGTAGGAGTTGGTGCAGTTCTCCTTCAGTTGGATGAAGAGGGTTTCATGAAACCTGTGAGCTACTTTTCGAAGAAGCTTGATGTACACCAGCAAAGATACTCTACGGTAGAGAAGGAGTGCCTAGGTCTGGTGCTGGCAGTTCAACACTTTGATGTGTATTTGAGTAGCTGCCCCGATGTGACCGTTTTCACGGATCACAATCCACTAACCTTCCTCGAAAGGTTTAGGAACAAGAATCAGAGACTGTTCCGTTGGAGTCTGTTTCTTCAGCCTTATGGGCTGAACGTGACTCATATCAAAGGAAATGACAATGTTATTGCGGATACGCTTTCTAGAGTTTAGACAAATCTACAGTCAATTGCCAAATAACCTCCTTagaaacaacaaacaaaacaataataataataaaaaaaaaaaaccgacaAAAAAAACCAGAAAGCTGCAAACCGGTCGTTAACTAgtattcacataataaaaaaaataacactaacaataataattttaaaagaaaagtgattttcttttttttactccatTATCCAGGTGGTCAAGCAATGTTTTGAGATGGATGTCTATAATAGTTTATTAATAACTATCttttaatgacaaaaaaaatatatatcaattacATGGAACAATTCATTATGTTCTAACAAGTCTACATATTCTAACTCTTGTtctcttcatttatttattttttctctcttcaggTTCTGCATTTGTAAACATGAAGCTGGATCAAAGTTCTTGCATTGAAggacttaatttcattttttatgttgctATGGAaaggttatatatatatatatatatgtatataaaaagacaaaaaagtcTTGCAGAGTTAAGTCACCTTGTTGTATtggcatatgttttttttcgcGTGATATTAGAATTCCAAAGGTAAAACCAGCTTGTTATTGACTGAAGTTTTCTGCATCTCTTTTTGTAAAGGTTTATAATGATACGTCTTGACTACACACTTGGATGGATTGTGTTTGTTTTCATATTACTCGTTCTTCTGAGTGTTATAATGTTATTTCAACATGCTTCTTTAAATGAAGGAAAGTTAAATtgctataactttcttcttttaaggGGGGAGGTATGTCATGTACATGTGCGATATTTGTCAGCGCATGGGGGCGCTCATTGCGTATTAAAAGAAGTGTTAAGGTAACTTTACAAATTTTGTCTCTATTTTCGTCTCTTTTCTGTTTTGTATTGTTGATGTAGTTGTTGTGATAGTCGTACCAGGTAGGGTGTTCTCTTAAGCTCCCCTCCCTGATATGACAAGGGTTCCCACATAAATTTGAAagcagaattccatgacttttccatgactaaattgttgctttccatgacttcccaTGACATCCCGGGAgttgggatgtcacaaaactgggaaaaatggaaTGCAAGAACATCAATTATAATAGAAGAGTATGATCACAGAGTATGGGAGTTGCGAGACacgacaaactggaaagctgccatagccaagaggtaaatAGAGGCAGAGTCATTTCATGACTTTTctatgacttttcacaaattttccaaattccctgactttccatgaccacaaattttcctggattttccatgactgtgaGAACCCTGTTATTGTCCAACATTTGGAGGAataattgctgatgtggtttacggtacaccatgtggagtgttatagaaacagtggatagaagagaagaagtggataggcgagaaagtggagatttgagagtagagtattctttctctactactcatcatctctactcgccgactcaagccagcatctcctcatcagctctactactcaagctgttctcactcaacattccttctggtttacagtccttttcaggactattttcaagaaagaatactctactctcaaatctccactttctctcCTATccacttctcttcttctatccactgtttctataacactccacatggtgtaccgtaaaccacatcagcaattgtacatgccaccatgcaaacctccaaacaacatctgatttgGAGGAATGTACCATATTTGTTCCACATCAAAAAGAGAATATATCACACAATCTCTAACAGGAGACCAATTATAATGCATATACTTTTTGTCATGTTTTCCTCATTTGACTTTGCTTTTTACGTCGATTACAAAATACGACCCGCAAGGGATGAGTAGAACATCCCCTTGGTTCAGGGAAAGTCaaggaaaaaatcaaaatcgtatCCTCTCATTCGCCAACATTTCTAGGACTGTTCCATCTTTTTTCCCAATCAAAAACACCACACAATTTCCAAAAAGAAGGGCAATTAGAACGGATAGACCCTTGTCTCCTGTTCTTCATTGTGTGATGCACTGACATCTTCTGCTGATCTCTATCTGCTTCTTATTCAAAATGCAATTCTCGGAATGTACCAACTTTGTTCCATATCAAAAACACCACATAGTCTCCTCACAGAATACAAATTAGAATGCATAGACTCCAATTAAATCCCGTTAAGGaatcatttgaagaaaaaaaatcagccaagTACTTTAGTCCTGTTTTCGTCATTGCGTGATGCAGCTTGCACCGACGTCCTCTGCGTATCTATCTGAGATGAGGCTTCGTATGAGATCAATGTCACCCCTTAGCTTATGGACCTGTGTCAGCATGGCTCGGATCATGTCCTCACTGCCAGCCTTTTCATCGTCGTCGACATCGAAGGACATCGCTGAAGATGCTGAGTTTCAAGTGAgaatgggaaaaaataaaaaagatgggaAATGTTAGGCACCATGTCAAAAGTCTCTGCCATGTCTTTTAGCAGAAATCTAATTATTAAGATGCTAGAAGTCTTTCCATAAAGGCTCTCACCCATTCACCATTGTACGTCTATGATGCAAGTGAGAATTAGTAACAAAAAAGCGCTTGCAAGTTCTCTGCAGGAAAGATGTGGCACTAACATTTTGGCATATCTTATAGATGGAGTTACATACAGAGATGGTTAAATGTATTCATCAAAGTGCttatatttctgaaaggattaTAGAATTGAAGGTCCCTCCTTTATATAAAGGTAATCAAATCCATTTGCACTATTTTTCAAACCTGCTTGAAGCTTGAAGGTATAAAAAAAgcttataataataacaaacaaaGCATTTATcatgcgccatctatctagtaaACTATTCCGAGGAGCAGAGGGATGGAGggattacaggaaaaaaaaattacattaacatatttaacaaaaataagaagACTTGCAAGTAACCATTCAGACTATTTTCAACAATTGAATACAGGACCCTGGAATATAATCTTGAAGGCATCACTGTAAAATAGGTGTCCATTCAACCACAATGTATATGGATTCATTGTAGAATAAAGGGTATAAGGGTCCAAGTCATGCACTGATTCTACAGAGCGTGTGTACATACTTGACTGGCAGGTGTCCTAAAGCACAAGAGACCAAGAttgggcctgtttcataaagccattTGATTACGGGAAGTTTTCCATTATGGTAACTACAATGAAAACCtagattgtgattggctgctgagtcaTGTTACTGCAGCAGTTACCATAATAGAAAGTCATTTATGAAACGGAGGCCCCTGGGGGCCGttacataaagctgttcgtaagttaagagtgactataagaatgactggtgatcctttcttatggtaaatgatgttgaccataaaatgtttatttgtgATTATTGAGCGCGTAAGAAAGTTTACCAGTCGTTCATCAAGTCGATCTTAActtacgatcagctttatgaatgcccctccccctcctggAATATGCAACTACAGACAAGGTTCAACTTACGTCTAAATCCCAGAAGTAGTGAGACATTTGGTTCCTGGCCCTCTGCCCGTTGGTTTATCAGTTCTACCAATCTCTGTAGCTCTTGTACACATTGACTAAGCTCCTTGACCAACTGACTGGTACACCGAGCCTTGTCTGAAGAGACTTGCTTCTCAAGGCTCTGGACGCTCTCCTGAAGGGAAAGGTTGTGGCCGTAGAGCTCCTGGCTTTGTGATGCAAGCTGCAAGAACAGATAACACATGAAACTTTAATGATCTTTGAAGGCATGTAGGGTGGTATCTACATTATAACATAGAAGAGGTTCTGAGAGaatttttcatcaacatttgttgTCCAACTAATTGTCATATCTGAAAActatccttgattttgattggctgagtaGCACAGTTCCTATGGAAACTGTCAGATAACTCATACTTTGTCAGATGAAACACCagacaaatcctttcatgaaatgttccGCTGATAATGATGGGCTCCTCTTCTCAGCTACTACTTTCCTGTTCCAAGTCATCACAGCTCATCTGGTTTGCAGTCAGTATAAAGGAGTTCAACCTACCTCACACAAATTCCACTCTGTCGAACCAAACATTTTCTCACCTATAAATGCCAACTAAATCTcctcatttttcatttcttatcaACTTCTGTCCAttccataataaaaataataggcatttatatagcgccatctatctagaaatattctattccgaggagcgatgttatatttattattattacccaggctataactcgagctgcctttcagcgctcatgcattcaaggaattaatcctgccgggtacccattcacctcaccagggttgagtgcagcacaaggtggataaatttcttgctaatcCCAAGAGTCCTTATAAAGACTTATACTTATAAAGATCCTCCTCTATGTTATATAAACCTTATCATCCCATCCAATCCTATTTAATCTAATCTAATCAGTAATCAATCTAATTTTTTAGATCTTTTTCAAGAAACCTGGGAATTTCCTGAAAAATATACGAGACAAGAACAACCTCCAAGTAAAACATTTATTATTGGTAATGAAAGGAAGCTTACCTCTTTCATAGACCTGGTCATGTCTTGAATAGAAGAATCTTTATTCTTGAGTTCAACTCTGAGAGCTGTGATGACACCTTCCTCCTGCATCAGACGTGATTCCATCTCATCTAGCGCCCTCTGGTGTTCTTTCTGAACTTTCTGGAGATGATGATGTTTGCTGTCTATCACCTGGGGGGGATGTAACACAAAGTAatatgatttatatttaaaaatcaatattgtaATTGTTTTCACATGGCTTGCCATATACTTAAAGCTATGCTTTTTTAATGCATACCTTACCTTACATGGATATGCCCATATTCTGAAATTTAGAAAGGCGATGTCAAAAGACAATGCTAGAATTATGGGAAGCCCAAAATATAAATTCCTGGTTCACAATTTTCATGTTTACAGTACTCCTTCACCACATGAAACCGGGGAAGAAAACTGATTTAGCTTTTGATTGCATGAGGATATAGAAGCACAAACCTTCTTCAAATGATCAACACTAGAAGAATGTCTCCTGTTCTCTTCCCTAAGTTGTTCAATATCTTCCCTACTGCACAGCTCAAGATCAGTTGGGTTACCAGTCTCTTTGGATCCTAATGCTTTCTGCAGCTTAGACATCTCCTTCTTCATCCTGCACAACAGGAAGAAAATGTCCGATGTTGtaatcaattcaaataaaaatgacatacCAGTATTCTTTAAAATACATCACCTTTATAACATACCTACCGGTAATACTTTAGTTGTAGGTGCAATTGTGCTGTTGCTTCAGCTGCCTTCATGATGCTCTAGAACTTAAATTTGATAGCCCCACAAATACGAGAATTGATAAAAAGCTTGCAAAACAGTAAATTATTCATTATACTAAAAtaatagaccaaatgggtttagccatTGTGATAATGGACTATCTAAGAAGTAGACCATTTGCATGTAAACCAAGTTCTTATAAACCCATAAaacagagatacatgtacatgtagcaattgTTATGGGGTCATATTCCTTGGAACCAATTATATCAAATAAACTTCCAGCACATTCCACAGACTTTGCTGTAGCATATCTTTGAACTGAATACTTGCAACAGTTCCATGAAACTGACCCCTAGAGACCCGTATAGAATAAATACCTTTCTATCTCCATCTGTTGACTTAGATTCTTCTCCTCAAGGTCTGATGATTCCTGTTTGCTCCTGTGAGTTTTCTGTTTAGCCTTAGAGAGAGATGCTTCCAGACTGACAATGCGTTCCCTTAGCAACTCTTCTTCCTCTCGTAAATCCCGGATGTGCATCAAAGATTTTGTCAAGGAATGTTTGAATTTTTGCATGGAAAAACTGTTTTTGCTATAGACATAAGGCATCACCtcttattcatataatttattcATGTAATGTGGATGAGggtaattttgccccccccaaaaaaaatgatggtgatgatgatggtgatgatgatgataatgatgatgatgattattattatgatgatgatgatgaagatgatgatgataacaataaaaaaaaaaaaaaatagattaataaAAATACACCCATAAATTACTAGTGGGTTCAATACGAAAGGTAATTTGGAATAAACACAGGCGGGAAGCATATCTGCcatccccacccctccccctcctacAGAAAATATAGATCTCCTTGTCAAAGGATATAGTATCACAGCTCTCTTTGTACTCCTCAGCTGTTGGAAGGTTCTGCATATATTTCTCAATCTTACTTAGTTTCTTCTTCAGCTTCTCATAGTCCTTCTTGCTATGCAAcagttgacctttgacctcctGTAACTCTGCTTCCTTCAGCTTCAACTGGAGGATTtgaaaatatggagaaaaaaatgtcaTCGATAAAATATATGCATGTACTTGTAGACAGCAATATTTTTGAAGTGCAAAATTTactatgattatatttttgatGTGTCAGTATTACTTCAATTAGCAGAAACCACCAAATATGAAACACAATAaactgtaaagaaaaaaaataaagaaaataaggaTAAACTTGCATTAATTTCCTTCCTCACACTACTCTTGAATATAAAACTAGTGAAAACCTCATTtttaaatgacagaaaatgggaaaatatatatataaaagagaAGAAAGTTGGCTAGGATAAAACACAAACTACATCAATGAAGGCTTGATAGCTCCTTTGCTAGAGCAGTACTCCCAGGATTGATATATCAATGCTCTACGTTTAAAAAGGCATATTGCTCATTACTAcgtcccttggagaggaccttCAGCTGTTGGTCCTTTGGGTAGCTTAATACCAACAAGCATTTATGCTTCTCAGCAATCAGCATAAAAAATTATCAGATCCTCGCTAATAACCAACACATAATGTAAACATGTTCCCCACTCCTTGGGAGCATTAAGAAACCTTAAATAAATTACATACCTTTGTTTTGAGGTCATTGATGGTCATTTCATTAGTGACTTGTGACTCCTCTACCTCCCtttggaagaagagaaagaaaattcaATCATTGAGATGGGGCTTTTATTCACGTACATGCAGTCTACTAGCATATATGTTGTAATTGTATATTAAACACCATCATGATTACATAGTGGATGTAATCCTTCTTTTTCTACTATTAACTTGGTCTAATAATAAGGCAAAAAGCTACAATGAAACTATAATTCTCTTTAAAGACCGAGGTACAATACCTAAAAAAGCAATTAGCATTCTACTTCTCACAAATCTGGATGAGATGATGCAGGGCAATTCCAtattaaaatgatcaacctttttgtacgtccgacccccatttttctcaagtcttacctcacttcataaactgaccaagtcatgaccctttgagaacattacagagcCAGAAATCAGAgactgaaaattacatgaagGTCCCATatatagggggtcggacgtacatattttatggaattgccctgcAGGGCCTAAATACTAGGAAAACATGTCATATAAGAGAAGGCACACAGGATGACAGGAAGGTTCTGTCAATGAATTTTTTTATGACAGTGCTATATTGCATCTTATCGTTCTTCTGCAgtttttaatatgaatttactTTATGTTGCACATTTCAATATATGGGGGATTTTACTGAAATATTGGCAGAACTTTGCTAACCCTAATTTTCTGCTTAGTTGCTCTCCTTCAGCCAGTTTAGCAGTAGATATCTCAGCcagagaacattacagactgacAAAAGAgccagaaatcagagacagaaaatttcatgaaggtcccacatataagGGGTTGGACGTACATATTTCATTGAATTGCCCTACAGGGCCTAAATACTAGGAAAACACATCATATAAGAGAAGGCACACAGGATGACAGGAAGGTTCTGTCAATGAATTTTTTTATGACAGTGCTATATTGCATCTTATCGTTCTTCTGCAgtttttaatatgaatttactTTATGTTGCACATTTCAATATATGGGGGATTTTACTGAAAAATTGGCAGAACTTTGCTAACCCTAATTTTCTGCTCAATTGCTCTCCTTCAGCCAGTTTAGCAGTAGATATCTCAGCCAGCTGAGCTCTCAATGATGCTATCTCATACTGGTACTCCTGGGTAGAGAGAGATAATGACAGAAAAATGacaatgaattcaaatattatttataaAGCTTGTATCTTACACTGACAATTTCCAATAATTGTCGGAAAACCAGCACCCTTGCCTGTATTCTTGTTGCTGGTGTTGGGTTGGTTCTTTGTTCTTTCTTATGCCATTTTTATCTAAACTCACTGTAATCTGTTTCCTAATTCTACATTTGATTGCATGATattatgcattttattgaaTAGATGTTATTTTAGTTTGTAAGAGGGATGTCAGTTGGAATTGCTCAGAGGGCCTGAAAATCAcctaaaatacaatattttgtacacaaaaatgctaaaactatggcctgaaaacccgggggggccacttacattgacgagtggataccatgcgcgaccaaaaaaacacgtaaaaaggatgtccttttcacgatagggcacgttacgtacgtaacgtgaaaagggtgtcaaaaacacaaaaataatggaaaaagggtatctatttcgctagtaaaattacgtgtttagggtcgaatttgcggggatgataaaacaaaattaaaatgttttataaaggatgtcctttttgccccaacactacgtgtttagagtcctatttgcgcgaggtgtagaaggtggggtcgtactaaattaaataagttaaagccgacaaccaaaggaccagtaacaataaaacattgctgtacttgtttaggggttcatttcagggaatatttgccaagagtatcgttttgtttccagtacttgttaagggtagggtttcacacgccaatacttgttaaggggtgcattttcagaatatggaaattacgtgtttagggtgcttttcgagaccccatggtcgcgcatggtatccactcgtgaatggaagtggcccccccgggactgaaaataaattgccagagcctgaattcaggcttttgcttgaaaactggcatccctgAATATAAGTTTGTAAATTTGCTGGGCTAAATCAAGGGTAACAATATTCAAGACCCTTTGGAAGTGCCTACAGATGTTAAATAGTACAAGAACTGAATATAATGAATACCAAATCCAAAAActttcaaacatatttctatAGCTTTCTCCTCTCAATAGAATTTAGATGTAAATATTCCAACCTGCATCTTCAGAAAGAGCATATCTCCTTCATCCCTTGATCTTGTATAGATGCGTTGCCTAGCAATGTTCTCTTGTTCATTATTCTGTTTCCTCAGGTGTGCAATCTCTAACTTTTGCCTGCAAACGGATGATATACATTTGTAACAGGAAGTCTCAGAGTCAAGAAAGTCATGAAAAACACATCCCCATGTACTAATAATGGATTTTCTAGCAGGGTAAAATTAGTTTGTGACTgttccaatcaattgtaaacaCATCTTAAAGTCAAGAAAGTCACTAAACCCCATTCACCAAGAACTAATATTGTATCTTCTAATTTTTGTATCATAATGAAATActtaaataattcataataaacaaaataaagggggTAGTCTCCACTTTTGGgatagacagacagaaagaTATATAGACATCAAACAACATTGCCACTGAGGCTGATTTTGATGTAATGGCATTGACATTTGACCGTGTTGCTTTTATATCTAAgaccagtgtgttggctcagttggtagagcgtccgtctcacaaccggcaggtcgggggttcaaaccccggccgcatcagaccacaagacattaaaagatgggagttgctgctaccctgtttggcattcaacgattaaagggatagagcctcgtcgatctggcgctgcacagtggctgccgggcccacgatcaatttggcaaagcaaatttttggagtatatcatttcatgtctatttcgaaaaataaaataaattatggaaataaataacagaattgtatgaatattttatatacaatCTTTTTctgcagaaaaaaagtaaattacaATTAACATTTCATGTTTACTAGCTGTTGTTGGGTGCTCAATCAGATTCTCTATTTAATTCATCAATTACTACTTCGAACTTTTCTAGGACTTACAAACTATATATTCTCACCTCTCAATAATGATATTTCTCTCATGAAGCATATTTTCCTTGGCTCGAATCAGTCCCTCCAAATTCGTTGACTCTGAACCCCTCACAGGCCCAAAACTAAAATTGGAATCCCCCACAGGATACCCCATCCCAGCACCATGTACATGCATATCATGGCCTGTTCCACTCCTACCAGAGGGGTGGTAACCAGTATTGAGTTGGAGGTGCTGCATCTGTTGCTGGAGACCGAAATGAGAGTCTAAATTCTGCTGCCACTGAGTCAAGTTCATTTTGGTGTGGAACGGAACTGGGTTTCCAGCACTCCTGGAACCAAGACCCAAATCCGAAGATCCAGGATACGCGGTATAGTCCGGGGGGCCGTAGCCGATATCTCCAAACGCACCGTGCTGACGAGGGCTCTTGTTTAACGGATGGTGAGAAACCTTGGAGTACGAGGAGAGTTGAGAATGAGATTTCGGCGAGCGGTGAGAAGGGTTTACTTCCTTTAAAGTGGTATCAGCAACCATGTTAGACTCATTCAGAGTGTAGTCCCAGTCCAATGGATGGAACATGTTGTCTTGATCCTGATTAGATATATTAAGATCGTTATCAACGAGGGCAGGATCGTATCCGTCTGTCATGGTTGTGACGTCTTCACTCCCATCACCTATGCGAGCTCTTGGACTCATCAGCCTTTCCCCCTCTGGTGATCTGATGTGGTTCCCTGTTCACataggaattaaaaaaataaatgtgaatcaTAGTTACctgttcaatttgaaatttcaaatcaGAATCTAAATCACTTTATTTTGTAGATTTTTAACTTGTAGCTTCATTAAAATTCTTGGTGTttaacaagcatttcagagctgccaacctgaaaaagaacatttcagtatgtttaaagttgaaaatcagtatttcggtgagtaaatcattattttcgaaaaataccataggacaacacgtAAAgctgaaattttagaaatcagtattttacatcaaactatcagtatttttctcacttttcagtactcaatactgaaaatcagtactacttggccgCTCTGGCATTTGAATGGAAAAATTTATTACAAGTCAAAATTTGATAAAGGTTAGATCAGTCTTACTTTGATAACACTCCATAGAAGATTGAGGCATCTCCTTTCACACAAATACACATTCCAGTGATTATGTTCAAAGCAGTTTTACAGAATGGTCCCCAGTGTTCAAACATacttctaattaaaaaaattatgtaaagcATTTCCCTTTACAATCTGATCTGCTGGTGGATACAGTATTTAGATTAAACTGTTCCATGAGATGAATTTAGCAGGTGGTCTGAATGTTAAACATTTCAcatcatattacatgtatatgagcaGACATGAACAACCAATGTAAACGATTTGATTACATAATACAGAGGAAATGTGTGAGTATGTACCATATCTACCAGCATGTCCATTAGATCCCAGAGAGTGAGGGTTGGGCTTGTCTAGCTGGTTGTTATTGGGCAGGACCTGGGCTACCTTCAGCTGGCGGGTTGGTTCTGTAAAGGGGGAAGAAGGGGTGGCACAGGGGGGTGGTAGAGGGAGAAGGGGGTGGGGAGTGAGAGGAAGTAGAGACAGGTGGAAGAAGGTATAGAAAAAATTGGCgtagagagggggagggaaaCATGTAGGGACAGGCACGGGAGTGAGGAAAGGGAGGCAGAGGGCATGGGGCAGAGGGGTGGGGCAGAAAGGGGGCAGACAGGAGGGTGATGGGGCAGAAAAGAAGAGTATTAAAATGTGACATTAAGCgaaaggggagagagagggagtggAAAGAGGGATAGAGTGGAAAATGGGGGAAAATAAGTTAAcatcaaaattagatttagAAGGAAAATCAGGATCACATGAGTCTTCTCATAATTTATAAATTGACAGTATACAATTATTTCCAATAACACATTTggaagaaaac
It encodes the following:
- the LOC121413339 gene encoding centrosomal protein of 85 kDa-like encodes the protein MSAIKRKIARRKHRDDSDVFLEDDHRRDIDRGENKGFFQKYLSRSLQNLDDLYCLDDDGEVELDNESVISLPLTATTVTDNEGSDYDQQFAEPTRQLKVAQVLPNNNQLDKPNPHSLGSNGHAGRYGNHIRSPEGERLMSPRARIGDGSEDVTTMTDGYDPALVDNDLNISNQDQDNMFHPLDWDYTLNESNMVADTTLKEVNPSHRSPKSHSQLSSYSKVSHHPLNKSPRQHGAFGDIGYGPPDYTAYPGSSDLGLGSRSAGNPVPFHTKMNLTQWQQNLDSHFGLQQQMQHLQLNTGYHPSGRSGTGHDMHVHGAGMGYPVGDSNFSFGPVRGSESTNLEGLIRAKENMLHERNIIIERQKLEIAHLRKQNNEQENIARQRIYTRSRDEGDMLFLKMQEYQYEIASLRAQLAEISTAKLAEGEQLSRKLGEVEESQVTNEMTINDLKTKLKLKEAELQEVKGQLLHSKKDYEKLKKKLSKIEKYMQNLPTAEEYKESCDTIRDLREEEELLRERIVSLEASLSKAKQKTHRSKQESSDLEEKNLSQQMEIERMKKEMSKLQKALGSKETGNPTDLELCSREDIEQLREENRRHSSSVDHLKKVIDSKHHHLQKVQKEHQRALDEMESRLMQEEGVITALRVELKNKDSSIQDMTRSMKELASQSQELYGHNLSLQESVQSLEKQVSSDKARCTSQLVKELSQCVQELQRLVELINQRAEGQEPNVSLLLGFRPSSAMSFDVDDDEKAGSEDMIRAMLTQVHKLRGDIDLIRSLISDRYAEDVGASCITQ